Proteins co-encoded in one Armatimonadota bacterium genomic window:
- a CDS encoding PilZ domain-containing protein, with protein sequence MGWLWRPRWQGVDRRALPRIPLAVPVRYSTDRGHAGIGVLIDVTERGAGLLVHTITPETGTIWIRFLWFDDRVGAQGRVAFVRPTPEGQHVGMQFQPLPAGSRRFITELLIPYGLRKFRHDRRHPFSLLQALAASAPSGRVSWRRRRYLPVLVEQGDYRAWAVTEDRTDDGTLLLVPSPPQPDAAVRLTTWGTFVTRYGIVERADVLVLPPVTLHRLVVRFVDELTPPRVDAPPALAPGVREPGR encoded by the coding sequence ATGGGCTGGCTGTGGCGACCCCGGTGGCAGGGCGTCGACCGCCGCGCGTTGCCGCGCATCCCGCTGGCCGTGCCGGTGCGCTACAGCACCGACCGGGGCCACGCCGGCATCGGCGTGCTGATCGACGTGACCGAGCGGGGCGCCGGGCTGCTGGTCCACACCATCACGCCTGAGACGGGCACGATCTGGATCCGGTTCCTGTGGTTCGACGACCGCGTCGGGGCGCAGGGGCGCGTCGCCTTCGTCCGCCCCACGCCCGAAGGACAGCACGTCGGCATGCAGTTCCAGCCCCTGCCCGCCGGGTCGCGGCGGTTCATCACCGAGCTCTTGATTCCCTACGGCTTGCGCAAGTTCCGGCACGACCGGCGCCACCCGTTCTCGCTGCTCCAGGCGCTGGCGGCGTCCGCACCGTCGGGGCGGGTGTCGTGGCGCCGTCGTCGCTACCTCCCCGTGCTCGTGGAACAGGGCGACTACCGGGCGTGGGCCGTGACGGAAGACCGGACCGACGACGGTACCCTGCTGCTGGTCCCCTCCCCACCGCAGCCGGACGCGGCGGTGCGCCTCACGACGTGGGGGACGTTCGTGACGCGCTACGGGATCGTCGAGCGTGCAGACGTCCTCGTGCTGCCCCCAGTCACGTTGCACCGGTTGGTGGTCCGCTTCGTCGACGAGCTGACGCCGCCGCGGGTCGACGCACCTCCAGCCCTCGCGCCCGGCGTGCGCGAGCCGGGTCGCTGA